In the genome of Pseudarthrobacter sp. IC2-21, one region contains:
- a CDS encoding dihydrofolate reductase family protein, which translates to MRPLIYGMNLTRDGYIAAAGDDIGWSAPSDELFQWWLDQERASSLSLYGRKLWETMSSHWPTGDQMPNATPAEIEFARNWRDTPKVVFSSTIDKVDWNTRLVTGDAIAEIGRLKAGDGGPMSIGGATLAGAAMRAGLIDEYALVTHPVLVGGGTPFFTSLDSWVNLNLVETRTFPGGVVLSRYKTRR; encoded by the coding sequence GTGCGGCCATTGATCTACGGCATGAACCTGACCAGGGACGGCTACATTGCCGCAGCCGGCGATGACATCGGCTGGAGCGCCCCGAGCGACGAGTTGTTCCAGTGGTGGCTCGACCAGGAGCGGGCCAGCAGCCTTTCGCTGTACGGCCGCAAGCTCTGGGAAACGATGAGCTCCCACTGGCCGACCGGTGACCAGATGCCCAACGCCACACCCGCTGAGATCGAGTTCGCGCGGAACTGGCGGGACACGCCCAAGGTGGTGTTCTCGTCGACGATCGACAAGGTCGACTGGAACACCCGCCTGGTCACCGGCGACGCGATCGCCGAAATTGGCCGGCTCAAGGCCGGGGACGGCGGCCCGATGAGCATCGGTGGCGCAACGCTCGCCGGTGCAGCCATGCGGGCCGGCCTGATCGATGAATACGCGCTGGTCACCCATCCAGTCCTGGTGGGCGGCGGCACTCCGTTCTTCACCTCGCTGGACAGTTGGGTGAACCTGAACCTGGTTGAGACTCGGACGTTTCCCGGCGGCGTGGTCCTAAGCAGGTACAAGACAAGGCGCTGA
- a CDS encoding glutamate decarboxylase — protein sequence MSRSKRTSAHEPDTVVELNPLFSRPGESTIFPRFTIPAGESMPSTAYQVVHDEAMLDGNSRLNLATFVGTWMEPEASQLYAETFDKNMIDKDEYPQTALIETRCWRMLADLWNAPDPAKAVGTSTIGSSEACMLGGLALKRRWQHARRAAGMPTDKPNLVLSSAVQVCWEKFCNYWDVEARFVPVSKEHQMLDGHDLDRYVDENTIGVIAIMGVTYTGAYEPVDKISAALDEIQTRRGLDIPIHVDGASGAMVAPFLQPDTVWDFRLPRVASINTSGHKYGLVYPGLGWIIWRDEAALPDDLIFHVSYLGGDMPTFALNFSRPGAQVLLQYYLFLRLGFAGYESVQATSRDVALYLSAEIGAMEAFTLWSDGSDIPVFAWQLTEGHTGNWNLHHLSERLRMNGWLVPAYPMPEGLEEITVQRIVVRNGFTRDLASSFLIDLKKAVAYLDGLTAPMPPDGQTQAFHH from the coding sequence ATGAGCAGGTCAAAACGGACGTCGGCTCATGAGCCCGACACGGTTGTGGAGCTGAATCCTTTGTTTAGCAGGCCGGGGGAATCCACCATCTTCCCGCGCTTCACAATCCCGGCGGGGGAGTCCATGCCCTCGACTGCCTATCAGGTGGTCCACGACGAGGCGATGCTGGACGGAAACTCCCGGCTGAATTTGGCGACGTTCGTCGGAACCTGGATGGAACCGGAAGCGTCGCAACTCTATGCCGAGACTTTCGACAAGAACATGATCGACAAGGACGAATACCCGCAGACGGCGCTGATTGAGACCCGATGCTGGCGCATGCTCGCGGACCTGTGGAACGCGCCCGACCCGGCCAAGGCCGTCGGCACCTCCACGATCGGCTCGTCCGAGGCGTGCATGCTCGGCGGGCTGGCCTTGAAGCGCCGGTGGCAGCACGCCCGGCGCGCAGCCGGCATGCCAACGGACAAACCAAACCTTGTCCTCAGCTCCGCCGTCCAAGTGTGCTGGGAGAAATTCTGTAACTACTGGGATGTCGAAGCCCGCTTTGTTCCCGTGTCCAAGGAACATCAGATGCTGGACGGACATGACCTGGACCGGTACGTGGACGAGAACACCATCGGCGTGATCGCCATCATGGGCGTGACTTACACCGGCGCCTACGAACCCGTCGACAAAATCTCCGCAGCCCTGGACGAAATCCAGACACGCCGCGGCCTGGATATTCCGATCCATGTCGACGGGGCCTCCGGGGCCATGGTCGCCCCCTTCCTGCAGCCGGACACTGTGTGGGACTTCCGCCTACCACGGGTTGCCTCAATCAACACCTCAGGCCACAAGTACGGTCTGGTGTATCCAGGCCTCGGCTGGATCATCTGGCGGGACGAAGCGGCGCTCCCCGATGATCTGATCTTCCACGTCAGCTACCTCGGCGGGGACATGCCGACCTTCGCGTTGAACTTCTCACGGCCCGGCGCCCAGGTGCTGCTGCAGTATTACCTCTTCCTCCGGCTCGGATTTGCTGGATACGAGTCGGTCCAGGCCACATCCCGGGACGTGGCGCTCTATCTGTCCGCTGAAATTGGGGCGATGGAGGCCTTCACCCTGTGGAGCGACGGGTCGGACATCCCGGTATTCGCCTGGCAGCTCACTGAGGGCCACACGGGAAATTGGAACCTTCACCACCTCTCCGAGCGCCTCCGGATGAACGGGTGGCTCGTCCCGGCCTATCCCATGCCGGAAGGGCTGGAAGAGATCACGGTACAAAGGATCGTGGTCCGCAACGGCTTCACCCGCGACCTCGCGTCCAGCTTCCTGATCGACCTCAAGAAGGCAGTCGCCTACCTCGACGGGCTGACAGCGCCGATGCCACCCGATGGGCAAACACAGGCCTTCCACCACTAA
- a CDS encoding class II glutamine amidotransferase: MCRLFGLHAGRRPVRATFWLLDAPDSLATQSRREPDGAGIGTFDDDGRAHVAKQPLAAWEDHAFAREARDLKSTTFLAHVRYASTGAHTLVNTHPFEQDGRLFAHNGAFGGLDMLDQHLAAFGVTNLVHGQTDSERLFALITAESRHAGGDVGLGITRAVTWIARELPVFSLNIVVTTATDLWALRYPATHELHILQHDPDASPGPAAPLAARSARINARSKDLARSRHVLIATEPMDHNPDWRLLASGGLVHVGPDLTVATIFPFPESPAHPLTLADLEPSAAASQTP, translated from the coding sequence ATGTGCCGATTGTTCGGACTGCACGCAGGCCGCCGGCCCGTCCGGGCCACGTTCTGGCTCCTCGACGCCCCGGACAGCCTCGCGACCCAGAGCCGGCGCGAGCCCGACGGAGCCGGCATCGGCACCTTCGACGATGATGGCAGGGCTCACGTGGCCAAGCAGCCTCTGGCCGCCTGGGAGGACCACGCCTTCGCGCGCGAGGCGCGGGATCTGAAAAGCACCACGTTCCTGGCGCACGTGCGGTACGCCAGCACCGGCGCACACACATTGGTCAATACGCACCCGTTTGAACAGGACGGGCGGCTGTTCGCCCACAACGGCGCCTTCGGCGGCCTCGACATGCTCGATCAGCACCTGGCCGCATTCGGGGTCACTAACCTCGTGCACGGCCAGACCGACAGCGAACGCCTCTTCGCCCTGATCACCGCCGAGAGCCGCCACGCCGGCGGCGATGTCGGCCTGGGCATCACCCGGGCTGTCACGTGGATCGCCCGGGAACTGCCCGTCTTTAGCCTGAACATCGTTGTGACGACGGCGACCGACCTTTGGGCGCTCAGATACCCGGCCACCCACGAGTTGCACATCCTGCAGCACGACCCCGACGCCTCTCCCGGGCCGGCGGCTCCTCTGGCGGCCCGCAGCGCACGTATCAACGCCCGAAGCAAAGATCTCGCCCGTTCCAGGCACGTCCTCATCGCCACCGAGCCGATGGATCACAACCCGGACTGGCGCCTGCTAGCCTCCGGCGGGCTGGTGCACGTCGGCCCCGATCTCACGGTCGCAACCATCTTCCCGTTCCCGGAAAGCCCCGCGCACCCACTCACCCTCGCGGACTTGGAGCCTTCCGCCGCGGCCTCCCAGACGCCCTGA
- a CDS encoding VOC family protein, with the protein MAIKLENVGIAVRDLEATISFFTDLGLTVVGRDTVSGEWTDTAVGLDGNHANIAMLQTPDGHGRLELFEYIHPEAIESEPTRPNEIGMHRVAFSVDDIDKALEIAARHGCRPLRGVATYKDIYKLTYVRGPSGIIVMLAEELKKN; encoded by the coding sequence ATGGCCATAAAACTTGAGAACGTCGGCATCGCCGTTCGCGACCTCGAAGCAACAATCTCCTTCTTCACCGACCTCGGACTCACGGTCGTGGGCCGGGACACGGTCAGTGGCGAGTGGACCGACACGGCCGTCGGCCTTGACGGCAACCACGCCAACATCGCGATGCTCCAAACACCAGACGGTCACGGCCGTCTTGAGCTCTTCGAATACATCCACCCCGAAGCGATCGAGTCGGAGCCCACTCGTCCCAATGAGATCGGGATGCACCGCGTCGCGTTCTCTGTCGATGACATTGACAAAGCCTTGGAGATAGCCGCGAGGCACGGCTGCCGCCCGTTACGGGGCGTGGCGACCTACAAGGACATCTACAAGCTCACCTACGTCCGCGGTCCAAGCGGCATCATCGTGATGCTTGCCGAGGAACTCAAGAAAAACTGA
- a CDS encoding dihydrofolate reductase family protein, protein MSLVRVHNFSVSLDGFGTGEGQELNAPFGHAGSRLMEWAFETRTFRAMGFHGESEGSFGVDESFASQWGPGIGVEIMGRNKFGPQRGPWEDEEWKGWWGDNPVFHTPVVVLTHHPRPVLEMEGGTTFHFVDADPVSALKQARALAGDLDVRIGGGVGTVRQFLEADLIDHMHVVLVPILLGRGERLWDGLEGLEQRFEIEATPSPSGVLHLIFTRRTAR, encoded by the coding sequence ATGTCCCTCGTCCGCGTGCACAACTTTTCGGTCTCCCTCGACGGCTTCGGCACCGGAGAGGGCCAGGAACTCAATGCTCCTTTCGGTCACGCAGGCTCTCGGCTCATGGAATGGGCTTTTGAGACGCGCACCTTCCGCGCGATGGGCTTCCACGGGGAATCGGAGGGATCCTTCGGCGTCGATGAGTCGTTCGCAAGCCAGTGGGGCCCCGGGATCGGCGTCGAGATCATGGGGCGCAACAAGTTCGGCCCTCAGCGCGGTCCTTGGGAGGACGAGGAATGGAAGGGATGGTGGGGCGATAACCCTGTGTTCCATACCCCGGTCGTTGTCCTCACACACCACCCCCGGCCTGTACTGGAGATGGAAGGCGGGACAACGTTCCATTTTGTTGACGCCGATCCTGTTTCCGCGCTCAAGCAGGCGCGCGCCCTGGCCGGCGACCTCGACGTGCGGATCGGAGGCGGCGTCGGCACGGTTCGCCAGTTCCTCGAGGCCGATCTGATCGATCACATGCATGTCGTCCTCGTGCCGATCCTCCTGGGCCGGGGCGAACGACTCTGGGACGGACTCGAAGGGCTCGAACAGCGCTTTGAGATCGAAGCGACCCCCTCACCGTCGGGAGTGCTTCATCTGATCTTCACCCGCCGCACGGCCCGGTAG
- a CDS encoding alpha-amylase family protein has protein sequence MNEPDWVQHAIWWQVYPLGFVGAEKTATLDPAADHRLLDLVPWLDYAVGLGASGIALGPIFESETHGYDTTDYFRIDSRLGSLEDFDTLVTEAHRRGLRILLDGVFNHTGRSFAPFQDVLKSGPQADAASWFSLEWPDDGGPGVEPAYQDFEGHHHLVALNHEEPAVADFVVEVMEYWLGRGADGWRLDAAYAVPSSFWSKVTARVRSSHPNAYFVGEYIHGDYAEEVRAGGLDSATQYELWKAVWSSLNDANFFELAATFERHNALLSSYAPLTFIGNHDVTRIASKLSDAALVPHAVVVLLTVGGTPSIYYGDEQGYRGVKEDRAGGDDDVRPLFPPSPDHLSPLGGPIFAVHQELIGVRRRNSWLHRATSEALQLSNEVFVYRLAVGADALVVALNLSHDTQRLSAAGATAVVAGAARLDVGTDAVLVPPRGWAVLG, from the coding sequence ATGAACGAACCTGACTGGGTCCAGCACGCCATCTGGTGGCAGGTCTATCCTCTCGGCTTCGTTGGCGCCGAAAAGACCGCGACCCTCGATCCCGCCGCTGACCATCGGTTGCTGGATCTTGTCCCGTGGCTCGACTACGCCGTGGGTCTTGGAGCATCGGGCATTGCCCTCGGCCCTATTTTTGAGTCGGAGACGCACGGATATGACACCACGGATTACTTCCGGATCGATTCCCGGCTCGGATCCCTCGAGGACTTTGACACCCTGGTGACGGAGGCACACCGTCGCGGCCTGCGCATATTGCTCGACGGTGTCTTCAACCACACAGGACGCTCCTTCGCGCCGTTCCAGGATGTCCTCAAGAGCGGGCCGCAGGCGGACGCCGCCTCCTGGTTCTCACTGGAATGGCCCGACGACGGTGGTCCCGGCGTCGAACCCGCATACCAAGACTTCGAGGGCCACCACCACCTCGTGGCACTCAATCACGAGGAGCCGGCCGTTGCCGATTTCGTCGTCGAGGTCATGGAGTACTGGCTCGGCCGTGGTGCGGACGGCTGGCGACTCGACGCCGCCTATGCCGTCCCGTCGTCATTCTGGTCCAAAGTCACGGCTCGCGTCCGGTCATCCCACCCAAACGCATACTTTGTTGGCGAATACATCCACGGCGACTATGCCGAGGAGGTCCGAGCCGGCGGACTCGATTCGGCCACGCAATATGAGCTCTGGAAAGCTGTCTGGAGTTCCCTCAACGATGCGAACTTCTTCGAGCTGGCAGCCACGTTCGAACGGCACAACGCACTCCTGAGCTCCTACGCGCCGCTCACCTTCATCGGCAACCACGACGTCACCCGCATCGCGAGCAAGCTCAGCGATGCCGCACTCGTGCCGCACGCCGTCGTCGTGCTTCTCACGGTCGGGGGGACGCCATCGATTTACTATGGCGACGAACAGGGCTATCGCGGAGTCAAGGAGGACAGGGCCGGAGGCGACGACGACGTGAGGCCGCTGTTCCCGCCCTCCCCCGACCATCTCTCCCCCTTGGGCGGACCCATTTTTGCCGTGCACCAGGAACTCATTGGGGTGCGGAGACGGAACTCCTGGCTGCACCGTGCCACCTCGGAGGCCCTGCAGCTCTCCAACGAGGTGTTTGTGTACCGCCTTGCGGTCGGCGCCGATGCGCTCGTCGTCGCGTTGAACCTCTCGCACGACACGCAGCGGCTCAGTGCGGCCGGCGCCACCGCCGTCGTCGCCGGAGCTGCAAGGCTCGACGTCGGCACGGACGCGGTCTTGGTGCCGCCGCGCGGATGGGCCGTCCTGGGCTAA
- a CDS encoding HAD-IIA family hydrolase has product MTEVPLISLFDALLADLDGVVYAGPHAIPGAVESLQLLAGLGIGLGYVTNNASRTPAQVAAHLRELGAPAEDSQVVSSSQAAAELLASMLAPGARVLITGSPALAQEIELVGLAPVTGQDQDPVAVVQGFNPGIGWKELAEASYVVSAGALWVATNTDMTIPQSRGIAPGNGALVAAVAAATGQTPLVAGKPEAPLFHSAAKRLAADRPLVVGDRLDTDILGGNNAGFATVAVLTGIDTKHTILAARAAERPDYIIAELGDLHRPYPAVSTTDGTYVCGDAQAHADGDTVSILGHEDDLNAWRAACAAWWAAVPEAAEARAPQLKWRTA; this is encoded by the coding sequence ATGACTGAAGTTCCCCTGATCTCCCTGTTCGACGCGCTCCTGGCAGACCTTGACGGTGTGGTGTACGCGGGCCCGCACGCCATTCCCGGCGCAGTGGAGTCTTTGCAGTTGCTCGCCGGCCTGGGGATCGGTTTGGGCTACGTCACCAACAACGCGTCCCGAACGCCCGCGCAGGTTGCCGCGCACCTGCGTGAGCTGGGCGCGCCGGCCGAGGACAGCCAGGTTGTCAGCTCCTCCCAGGCGGCAGCCGAGCTCCTGGCCTCCATGCTGGCCCCCGGGGCCAGGGTGTTGATCACCGGAAGCCCGGCGCTGGCGCAGGAGATCGAGTTGGTGGGACTGGCCCCCGTTACCGGCCAGGACCAAGACCCTGTGGCCGTGGTCCAGGGCTTCAACCCGGGGATCGGCTGGAAGGAACTGGCTGAGGCCTCCTACGTCGTCTCGGCCGGCGCCCTCTGGGTGGCCACCAACACGGACATGACCATCCCGCAATCACGCGGGATCGCCCCCGGCAACGGAGCCCTGGTGGCAGCCGTCGCGGCAGCAACGGGCCAGACGCCGCTGGTGGCCGGCAAGCCCGAAGCCCCGCTGTTCCACTCAGCCGCCAAGCGTCTTGCCGCCGACCGCCCGCTGGTGGTGGGGGACAGGCTGGACACTGACATCCTGGGCGGCAATAACGCAGGGTTTGCCACGGTGGCGGTATTGACCGGCATCGATACCAAACACACGATCCTCGCCGCCCGCGCTGCCGAGCGTCCGGACTACATCATTGCCGAACTCGGCGACCTGCACCGCCCCTATCCCGCCGTCTCCACCACTGACGGGACCTACGTCTGTGGGGACGCACAGGCACATGCCGATGGCGACACCGTCAGCATCCTGGGCCATGAGGACGACCTGAACGCCTGGCGTGCCGCCTGCGCCGCCTGGTGGGCCGCCGTGCCGGAGGCCGCCGAAGCCCGGGCACCCCAACTCAAATGGCGCACCGCGTAA
- a CDS encoding TlyA family RNA methyltransferase, whose product MARLDQALVARGLARSRTHAAALIAEGKVSSAGLVLSKASLQVPEDRDLAVEHTDEDNYVSRAGHKLAGALDAFPEVIVDGKRCLDAGASTGGFTEVLLRRGAAHVVAVDVGHGQLVPQLREDPRVAVHEGMNVRYMTPADIGGEAELTVADLSFISLTLVTHPLAVCTRPGGDLVLMVKPQFEIGKDRLGRTGVVTSERERRMAVEKVANAALDAGLDLCGLAASPLPGQDGNVEYFLWIKRRMARDLPKIEERQAAVDGLLGRIWPNH is encoded by the coding sequence ATGGCACGGCTTGACCAGGCCCTGGTGGCCCGCGGCCTGGCGAGGTCGCGGACCCACGCCGCTGCACTGATAGCCGAAGGCAAAGTGAGCTCCGCCGGGCTGGTTCTGTCCAAGGCCTCCCTCCAGGTCCCTGAGGACAGGGACCTGGCCGTTGAGCATACCGACGAGGACAACTATGTCAGCCGGGCCGGCCACAAGCTCGCCGGAGCGTTGGACGCCTTCCCGGAGGTCATCGTTGACGGCAAACGGTGCCTGGACGCCGGCGCATCCACCGGCGGCTTCACCGAGGTGCTCCTTCGGCGCGGTGCGGCGCATGTGGTGGCGGTCGACGTCGGGCATGGCCAGCTGGTGCCCCAACTACGCGAGGATCCCCGCGTCGCCGTGCACGAAGGCATGAACGTGCGCTACATGACGCCGGCGGATATCGGCGGCGAGGCCGAACTTACCGTGGCCGATCTCTCCTTCATCTCGCTGACCCTGGTGACCCACCCGCTGGCCGTGTGCACACGGCCCGGCGGTGACCTGGTGCTCATGGTGAAGCCGCAGTTCGAGATCGGCAAGGACCGGCTGGGCCGCACCGGGGTGGTGACCTCGGAACGCGAACGCCGGATGGCGGTCGAAAAAGTCGCCAATGCAGCGCTCGACGCCGGACTGGACTTGTGCGGCCTGGCGGCGAGCCCCTTGCCGGGTCAGGACGGAAACGTCGAATACTTCCTGTGGATAAAGCGGAGGATGGCGCGGGACCTGCCTAAGATCGAAGAGCGCCAGGCGGCCGTTGATGGCCTGCTTGGACGAATCTGGCCGAACCACTAG
- a CDS encoding NAD kinase gives MTRRVLVLAHTGREESLKAAWEACAQLHDSGITPVMQESELADMERFFGHLTQPVEILHDHVRLPDVELVMVLGGDGTILRAAELVREVDVPLLGVNLGHVGFLAESERADLAQTVEWIARRDYTVEERMTIDVQVWVRGQKIWHTWALNEAAIEKGNRERMLELVTEVDERPLSAFGCDGVVLATPTGSTAYAFSAGGPVVWPEVEALLIVPISAHALFAKPLVVSPRSRLAVEVLTRTGAEGVLWCDGRRSVDLPPGARVEVTKSPTPVRLARTHQTPFSARLVRKFELPIHGWRGPVPQSDAIHTGPIPVVRTPSPMPPLQVSSKDQPEDESDPANAK, from the coding sequence ATGACCAGGCGAGTACTTGTCCTTGCCCATACCGGCCGCGAGGAATCCCTGAAGGCTGCCTGGGAAGCCTGTGCCCAGCTCCACGACTCAGGAATCACCCCGGTCATGCAGGAATCCGAACTGGCGGACATGGAACGGTTCTTTGGCCACCTCACCCAGCCGGTGGAGATCCTTCATGACCATGTGCGGCTGCCCGACGTAGAGCTCGTGATGGTCCTGGGAGGTGACGGCACCATACTGCGCGCCGCGGAACTGGTCCGAGAAGTCGATGTTCCGCTGCTGGGCGTCAACCTGGGCCACGTAGGGTTCCTGGCCGAGAGTGAGCGCGCGGACCTGGCCCAGACCGTGGAATGGATTGCCCGCCGCGACTACACGGTGGAAGAGCGCATGACCATCGACGTGCAGGTCTGGGTGCGCGGCCAAAAGATCTGGCACACGTGGGCGCTCAACGAGGCCGCGATCGAAAAGGGCAACCGCGAACGCATGCTGGAGCTGGTCACCGAAGTGGACGAACGCCCCCTGTCAGCCTTTGGCTGCGACGGCGTGGTCCTGGCCACGCCCACCGGCTCCACCGCGTACGCCTTTTCAGCCGGCGGCCCCGTGGTCTGGCCGGAGGTGGAGGCCCTGCTGATCGTTCCCATCAGCGCCCACGCTCTCTTCGCCAAGCCGCTGGTCGTATCACCGCGGTCGCGGCTGGCAGTGGAAGTGCTCACCCGCACCGGCGCCGAGGGCGTGCTCTGGTGCGACGGCCGCCGTTCGGTGGACCTCCCGCCCGGCGCGCGCGTGGAAGTGACGAAGTCACCCACCCCCGTCCGTCTCGCCCGGACACACCAGACGCCGTTTTCCGCCCGGCTGGTGCGCAAGTTCGAGTTGCCCATCCACGGCTGGCGCGGGCCGGTTCCCCAGTCGGATGCCATTCACACCGGCCCCATCCCGGTGGTGCGGACCCCCTCTCCGATGCCGCCGCTCCAGGTGAGCTCCAAGGACCAGCCAGAAGACGAATCCGATCCCGCGAACGCAAAGTGA
- the recN gene encoding DNA repair protein RecN yields MLEELRIRDLGVITDATLPLGPGLSVVTGETGAGKTMVVTAVGLLLGARSDAGAVRSGAKSATAEAVLKLDATHPAIARAVDAGADVEEFDGGAELILARRLGADGRSRAFLGGRAAPVGVLAEIGETLVVVHGQSDQIRLKGAVAQRGALDKFAGEALAGPLGAYQSLYGHWKASQTELETLRNAARDRLREAESLEIALAEIDEVDPQPGEDESLKAEAVKLANVEELRIAANTAHQALIAEDYGDEGDATTLVDAAKRTLENVAEHDAELGAAAARLAEVGFLLNDIATELASYQAGLDSEGPERLAEIEDRRAALAKLVRKYAPSIDEVLVWAENARVRFDELQDDSTRIEALDAEVIKAEAELQKQAAALSKIRAKAAKDLSARVSAELKALAMADATLLITLEPAGQLSPHGADEISFLLQPHSGAPARPLGKGASGGELSRVMLAIEVVLAAVDPVPTFVFDEVDAGVGGRAAVEIGRRLAMLARHVQVLVVTHLPQVAAFADQHITVTKTSVRGADGGTATGFTSSDVRLLNAAERVRELARMLAGQEDSESAQAHAQELLDDAKLLPQRA; encoded by the coding sequence ATGCTTGAAGAACTGAGAATCCGCGATCTGGGCGTCATCACCGACGCCACCCTGCCCCTGGGCCCAGGCCTGAGCGTCGTCACCGGCGAAACCGGTGCCGGCAAGACGATGGTGGTCACCGCCGTCGGACTCCTGCTGGGGGCCCGATCCGACGCCGGTGCGGTGCGCAGCGGCGCGAAGAGCGCCACCGCGGAAGCCGTGCTGAAGCTCGACGCCACGCACCCGGCGATTGCCCGGGCAGTGGACGCCGGCGCCGACGTCGAAGAGTTCGACGGCGGCGCGGAACTTATCCTTGCCCGGCGCCTTGGCGCGGACGGGCGCAGCCGTGCCTTCCTGGGCGGCCGCGCCGCGCCGGTGGGCGTGCTCGCCGAGATCGGCGAGACACTCGTGGTGGTGCACGGCCAGTCGGACCAGATCAGGCTGAAGGGGGCCGTGGCCCAGCGCGGTGCCTTGGACAAGTTCGCCGGCGAGGCACTGGCGGGTCCGCTGGGCGCCTACCAGTCCCTGTACGGCCACTGGAAGGCCAGCCAGACGGAGCTGGAGACCCTCCGCAACGCAGCCCGTGACAGGCTCCGTGAGGCCGAGTCGTTGGAGATCGCGCTGGCCGAGATTGACGAGGTGGACCCGCAGCCGGGGGAGGACGAATCCCTGAAGGCGGAGGCCGTGAAACTGGCCAACGTGGAGGAGCTCAGGATCGCGGCCAACACCGCGCACCAGGCCCTCATCGCAGAGGACTACGGTGACGAGGGCGATGCCACCACCCTCGTGGACGCTGCGAAGCGAACCCTCGAAAACGTAGCTGAACACGACGCGGAGCTCGGTGCTGCCGCCGCACGCCTGGCGGAAGTGGGTTTCCTGCTCAACGACATCGCCACGGAACTGGCCAGTTACCAGGCGGGCCTGGACTCGGAGGGCCCCGAACGGCTCGCCGAGATCGAGGACCGCAGGGCAGCACTGGCCAAACTGGTCCGGAAGTACGCTCCCAGCATCGACGAAGTCCTTGTCTGGGCGGAAAACGCCCGGGTCCGTTTCGACGAATTGCAGGACGATTCCACCCGGATCGAGGCGCTGGACGCCGAAGTCATCAAGGCGGAGGCTGAGCTGCAGAAGCAGGCCGCCGCGCTCAGCAAGATCCGGGCCAAGGCAGCCAAGGACCTCTCGGCCCGCGTGAGCGCGGAGCTCAAGGCGCTGGCCATGGCGGACGCCACCCTGCTGATCACTCTCGAACCTGCCGGACAGCTGAGCCCGCACGGCGCCGATGAGATCTCGTTCCTGCTGCAGCCGCATTCCGGGGCTCCGGCGCGGCCGCTGGGGAAGGGCGCCTCCGGGGGTGAGCTGTCCCGTGTGATGCTTGCCATCGAAGTGGTGCTGGCAGCTGTGGACCCGGTCCCCACCTTTGTGTTCGACGAAGTGGACGCCGGCGTCGGCGGGCGGGCCGCCGTCGAGATCGGACGCCGGCTGGCCATGCTCGCCCGGCACGTGCAGGTGCTGGTGGTCACACACCTGCCGCAGGTGGCGGCCTTCGCCGACCAGCACATCACCGTCACCAAAACGTCGGTCAGGGGAGCCGACGGCGGCACCGCCACCGGGTTCACGTCCAGTGATGTGCGACTCCTCAACGCCGCTGAACGGGTCAGGGAACTGGCCCGCATGCTCGCGGGCCAGGAGGACTCCGAATCGGCGCAGGCACACGCCCAGGAGCTCCTGGACGACGCAAAACTACTGCCGCAGCGGGCCTGA